The Silvanigrella paludirubra genome contains a region encoding:
- a CDS encoding ABC transporter substrate-binding protein, with protein MKQIFKIVLVFFFNYLFILNAYAVIKQHDYHDELKTVTLLLDWKPNTNHLGFYVAKSKGYYNDEGIQIKILNPSQTTGTALVGTGKADFGISYANNLLYARNANVPIVAIAGIIQNDTSCFVWRKSSLIKNVKDLEGKRYGGWGSPEENATLKFIMQKNGADFSKIKIMTTGTQDFLPATLKNVDFTWEYKGWNILAAELNHVLVDTYCPSEHFSELNKPSPLIITSENRIKNNPELIKKFMKATSLGYEFAIHHPEEAAKLFIKQVPELDTKLVSASAKFLAPLYKADSKKWGNLNEKKFENYANWMQKVELIDKVPNTKNYINNSFIP; from the coding sequence ATGAAACAAATATTTAAAATTGTATTGGTCTTTTTTTTCAATTATTTATTTATATTAAATGCATATGCAGTTATAAAACAACATGATTATCACGATGAATTAAAAACAGTAACATTATTACTTGATTGGAAGCCGAATACAAATCATTTAGGATTCTACGTTGCAAAATCAAAAGGTTATTATAATGATGAAGGCATTCAAATTAAAATTTTAAATCCTTCTCAAACTACTGGGACTGCTCTTGTAGGAACAGGTAAAGCAGATTTTGGAATAAGTTATGCGAACAATTTACTTTATGCTAGAAATGCAAATGTGCCAATTGTTGCGATAGCAGGCATAATTCAAAATGATACCTCTTGTTTTGTGTGGAGAAAGTCCTCACTCATAAAAAATGTAAAAGATTTAGAAGGAAAGAGATACGGAGGATGGGGAAGCCCTGAAGAAAATGCTACATTAAAGTTTATTATGCAGAAAAATGGAGCTGATTTTTCTAAAATTAAGATTATGACAACAGGCACGCAAGATTTTTTACCAGCAACTTTAAAAAATGTAGATTTTACTTGGGAGTATAAAGGTTGGAATATTCTTGCAGCGGAATTAAATCATGTTCTTGTGGATACTTATTGTCCCTCAGAACATTTTTCTGAATTAAATAAACCATCTCCTTTAATCATAACAAGCGAAAATAGGATAAAAAATAATCCTGAATTAATCAAAAAATTTATGAAAGCTACTTCTTTGGGTTATGAATTTGCAATCCATCATCCTGAAGAAGCCGCAAAACTATTTATAAAACAAGTCCCAGAATTAGATACAAAATTAGTATCTGCTTCAGCTAAATTTTTAGCTCCATTATATAAAGCAGATTCTAAAAAATGGGGAAATTTAAATGAGAAAAAATTTGAAAATTATGCAAATTGGATGCAAAAAGTAGAGTTGATAGATAAGGTTCCAAATACAAAAAATTATATTAATAATTCTTTTATTCCCTAA
- a CDS encoding diphthine--ammonia ligase → MEQNNLFCAWSGGHDSCLSLYHALKTNQVKCLIAPLIDTGMTHKTNHLSPSLLRAQADLLKIPLLIFNTSMDDFNENYKQTINSLKKYKIYCGVFPFITNEEQKELMENICSSQNIGTLTPLWRRDKEGILSEFLELGFKAKIISVNEKYLTRDFLSRDLDKEIIEEFRAKKVDLFGENGEFQTIIYQAPYFSDQLHLKDGDINLKNGHWILDINLVHS, encoded by the coding sequence TTGGAACAAAATAACCTTTTTTGTGCTTGGAGTGGCGGTCATGATAGCTGCTTAAGTCTTTACCATGCACTAAAGACAAATCAAGTTAAATGCTTAATTGCACCTTTAATTGATACAGGAATGACACATAAGACAAATCACTTATCCCCTTCTCTTTTACGTGCACAAGCTGACCTTTTAAAAATTCCACTCCTTATATTTAATACTTCAATGGACGATTTTAATGAAAATTATAAACAAACAATAAATAGCCTAAAAAAATATAAAATATATTGCGGAGTATTTCCTTTTATTACAAATGAAGAACAAAAAGAACTTATGGAAAATATTTGCTCATCACAAAATATAGGGACTTTAACTCCTTTATGGCGTCGCGATAAGGAAGGAATTTTATCAGAATTTCTTGAATTAGGTTTTAAAGCTAAAATAATTTCAGTAAATGAAAAATATTTAACTAGAGACTTTTTATCACGTGATTTAGATAAAGAAATCATTGAAGAATTCAGAGCAAAAAAAGTAGATCTTTTTGGAGAAAATGGTGAATTTCAAACAATAATTTATCAAGCACCTTATTTTTCAGATCAATTGCATTTAAAAGATGGAGATATTAATCTTAAAAATGGGCATTGGATTTTGGATATAAATTTAGTTCATTCCTAA